One genomic region from Tripterygium wilfordii isolate XIE 37 chromosome 20, ASM1340144v1, whole genome shotgun sequence encodes:
- the LOC119986853 gene encoding LIM domain-containing protein WLIM2a-like → MTGFSGTVEKCKACDKTVHCVELVSADGVSYHKTCFKCSHCNGLLKMGNYSSMDGVLYCKPHFEQLFKETGCFTKNFQSSLKSDRPNGLARAPSRLSSMFSGTQDKCAFCKKTAYPLEKVTVEGEFYHKSCFRCSHGGCFLNPSSYAALDGILYCKPHFSQLFKEKGSYTHLTKTASMKKNTPPLADQKPEAEVMPEPEQEATNSTDVAITQEQ, encoded by the exons ATGACAGGGTTCAGCGGAACTGTAGAGAAATGCAAAGCTTGCGATAAGACCGTTCACTGCGTCGAATTGGTATCAGCTGATGGGGTTTCTTATCATAAAACCTGCTTCAAATGCAGTCACTGCAATGGACTTCTTAAG ATGGGGAACTATTCATCAATGGATGGAGTTTTATACTGCAAACCTCATTTTGAGCAGCTTTTCAAGGAGACTGGTTGTTTCACCAAGAACTTCCAATCAT CCTTGAAGTCCGATAGACCAAATGGACTG GCCAGGGCTCCTAGCAGACTTTCTTCTATGTTTTCTGGCACACAAGACAAATGTGCATTCTGCAAGAAAACTGCATACCCACTAGAGAAG GTGACAGTGGAAGGAGAATTCTACCATAAATCATGCTTCAGGTGTTCTCATGGGGGTTGCTTCTTGAACCCATCTTCATATGCAGCTCTTGATGGGATCCTTTACTGCAAGCCCCACTTCTCTCAATTGTTCAAAGAGAAAGGCAGCTACACTCATCTTACCAAGACTGCTTCGATGAAGAAAAATACACCACCTTTGGCTGACCAAAAACCAGAAGCAGAAGTGATGCCAGAACCAGAACAAGAAGCAACAAACAGTACTGATGTAGCAATAACACAAGAACAATAG
- the LOC119987409 gene encoding remorin 1.4-like isoform X1, with the protein MGEQERKKAELETEKQSLLDEGNAAPQKDLDQENGFIPLPQKVADPGTDKSSRGSVDRDAALSRVETEKRLALIKAWEDNEKAKSDNKACKKLSSIGVWENGKKASVEAKLKQIEEKLEKKKAEYAEQMKNRKAEIHREAEEKKAMAEAKKCEEFLKIEEAAEKFRATGNTPKKFFPCFGI; encoded by the exons ATGGGAGAGCAGGAGCGCAAGAAAGCTGAATTAGAGACTGAAAAGCAGTCACTTTTAGACGAAGGAAATGCAGCACCACAGAAGGACTTGGATCAAGAGAATGGATTCATCCCACTTCCTCAAA AAGTTGCAGATCCTGGCACTGATAAAAGTTCAAGGGGTTCTGTTGATAGAG ATGCTGCACTTTCAAGGGTTGAAACAGAGAAAAGATTGGCTTTAATCAAAGCATGGGAGGACAACGAAAAGGCGAAATCAGATAACAA GGCATGTAAGAAGCTGTCCTCGATCGGAGTTTGGGAGAATGGCAAGAAAGCATCTGTAGAGGCAAAGTTGAAGCAAATTGAG GAAAAACTGGAGAAGAAAAAGGCTGAATATGCGGAGCAAATGAAGAACAGAAAAGCTGAAATCCACAGAGAAGCAGAAGAGAAGAAAGCAATGGCTGAAGCCAAAAAATGTGAAGAATTCCTCAAGATAGAAGAAGCTGCAGAGAAATTCCGCGCAACTGGAAATACGCCAAAGAAGTTTTTTCCATGCTTTGGCATCTAA
- the LOC119987409 gene encoding remorin 1.4-like isoform X2: MGEQERKKAELETEKQSLLDEGNAAPQKDLDQENGFIPLPQIADPGTDKSSRGSVDRDAALSRVETEKRLALIKAWEDNEKAKSDNKACKKLSSIGVWENGKKASVEAKLKQIEEKLEKKKAEYAEQMKNRKAEIHREAEEKKAMAEAKKCEEFLKIEEAAEKFRATGNTPKKFFPCFGI, encoded by the exons ATGGGAGAGCAGGAGCGCAAGAAAGCTGAATTAGAGACTGAAAAGCAGTCACTTTTAGACGAAGGAAATGCAGCACCACAGAAGGACTTGGATCAAGAGAATGGATTCATCCCACTTCCTCAAA TTGCAGATCCTGGCACTGATAAAAGTTCAAGGGGTTCTGTTGATAGAG ATGCTGCACTTTCAAGGGTTGAAACAGAGAAAAGATTGGCTTTAATCAAAGCATGGGAGGACAACGAAAAGGCGAAATCAGATAACAA GGCATGTAAGAAGCTGTCCTCGATCGGAGTTTGGGAGAATGGCAAGAAAGCATCTGTAGAGGCAAAGTTGAAGCAAATTGAG GAAAAACTGGAGAAGAAAAAGGCTGAATATGCGGAGCAAATGAAGAACAGAAAAGCTGAAATCCACAGAGAAGCAGAAGAGAAGAAAGCAATGGCTGAAGCCAAAAAATGTGAAGAATTCCTCAAGATAGAAGAAGCTGCAGAGAAATTCCGCGCAACTGGAAATACGCCAAAGAAGTTTTTTCCATGCTTTGGCATCTAA